GTTTGAATAGCAGACTTGTTGTAAGTAAAAGAAATTGGGACAATTGTAAAGATTCATGATTGGAGTATGGACAATGGTGGCGAAACTTTAAAAAAGGCTATAAATTTTAGTAGAGAAATAAGATAACTTGTTGTATCATCTAAAATTATGGATAAGGtttaagggtccatttggtaGGAGTtgtgaaaaagtgagagaataaaaaatgaaaaaggaatagaaaagtgagaaaatagaataaatttaattttttctcatatGTTTTTAGTTTGGAGAATGAAAAAGTagagaaataaaaaactcaTGTTTGATTgtgaagaaaaatgagaagatagaaaattaACTGTAAAGTTAGTATAAATATAATCATACGTTCCTACTacacaatataataaataatttctttaatcattaaataaaaaaatatttttcattatatatatatttagaggaGAAAGCCACCagttaattcaaaaaaaaaaaaaaaaaccattgttTTACTTGAACAACACGTTgacagaacaaaacaaaaaaagaaaaagaaaaagaagtctcTGATTGATTCAGCTTTCAAcgaacaaacaaaagaaaaagaaaatagaaaaacgCAATAGCAGCtaaacaaacaaattgaaaCAGATGACCaggaaaaagacaaaaaagtgaaaaatcaaaggaaaaaacaaagaagaaatcaCAGGCTTTTATGCGTACAGCGGTACAGATGCTCACAAGGACTTTTTGGTCCTTAGGTTTTAATCCGTTTTTCCCCTCAATTTTGGGAGAAAACATTTTGGTAAGCCAAAAAAGATACTCAGATCTCACTAATTTTCCATCCACAAATACACTAAACTAAACactctaaaattttctttcccttcctattttctctcctttttttttattcctctttttttttttttatcttcatcTTTCCTAAAATCCACCCAAACAAACACTCCATAATATATCTTTATTTTCacttcaacttaaaaaaaaaaaaaaattgaagttataCATCCATCAGTAGACTATGtatatttgatccatccaatgCAATTATGCAAGTCTTATTATCCTAGCCCAAATTTGGCAAGTGAGTTGAAGTTTAGGTTATCGCTCACTTTGCTTAAGAGCACTAGTATTGGGGTGCACGAGTATTGGTATTGGGAGGTGTAAACACCCCCAGTTACTATTTTACAACTTAAGACATCAAAATCCCACTTCATCTGGGTTTGTATgcctaaaaaaatttgcaactcATGAATAGTtaggttgcatatatgcaacctaACTATTTATaggttgtaaagaaaaaaataataatatttaatcttGTGGTTGTGTGTGAAGAGAAATAGATAGTgggaggaaagagagaaataagaatactttttataatattattaggtagtttatattattttattgggttgtatataaaaataaaactaggaTGTagggtgagttgtaaaatgagctagtaaaatagataaagtagtgcttgagaatgcaaaatagttttttttttttttttttcatccttggATGCTAGTGCTCACCTCCcaattgctattttacaacccaAGACACTTAAACCCACTTCATCCAAGTttgtatacttaaaaaaatttgcaacatTGCTACAATAAGGTTGCATATGCATCTTACTGTTTATTggttataaagaaaaataataatattttaatcttgtggttgtgtgtgaagagaaaaagagagtgggaggaaagagagagagaagagtattattgattattttattaagtagtttatattattttattagattatatgtaaaaaataaaaacttgaatgtTGGGTGAGTTGTGAAATtgattgataaaataaataatgtggAATTTGAGGAtacaaaataggtttttttttttttttttttgtgcgcgcgcgcgtgtgCATCCCGGGATTAGTACTCTTAAGAGGCTTTGGACCAACTCTCATGGTCAACATGCTTTGCGAGTATGAAATAGGTCTATTCCCAAATCCAAATGAAATGTCCATTTTGACAGatattgagaaaataaagaCAAAGAATAAAGGAATAATCTTTGTATTTGTGTACACAGACATGAGAGAGCTGGTCTTGTACAAGTAATAAGAGTACACAGTATGTAAAGTAAACTGGGCCCGGGCCCAATGGGCTACATGTGTGTATAATTAATATACATTAACAATAGACACTGTAGAATTTGGACTAAGAGTAATACTAtgacacaaattattttataaactattaatcTAGTCAACTTCTTATTAGTTTCTATTGAGACTcactattaatatcactttttgaTTTACTAATAACTAGCATGTAACTTCATGCAAACGTatggatatatttaaaattaaacaaaatttttattataaaaatataaataattagtcaattttttttttaaaaccatgtaacacatgcattcatgcatacgtatagatacatttaaaattaaacacaatttttatcataaaatatagataattagtcaaattattggtcacatattaaaattcttacctaaatttaatactacttatgatcatttttttttaatttttaataaaatagaatgtgtggtgatttttattttatttattttttgagaaacatgtgatgatttttattgtgtatatgtaattgtttttttatttttaaatttagacaTGTGCAGACACgtgcaaaattggattataatttcatattataattcaactttctctaagttttacccattaatatatatatatatatatatatatatatatatatatatatatatatatatatatatatatagacacacacacacacacacacacacacacatatatatatatagatgacttataaatttgaattttttttaagttatataattatgtttttatggtttattatattggactcctcattttctatactaaattaactaatttggcacaaaaatttaaaaatttagattagatgagacatgtaaagcaaaattaaactttaattaaaattcaatttttacattaaattagctcacttggcacaaaattctaaaatttagattagatgaaatatgtggtgcaaaattagactttaattgaatttcgatttgaaatttaattagattttctctctattttacctattattatatatatagattactcACCACATCAGTAGTTTGTAAAagagtttgtatctctagcattgtTCTTGGACTAATAGCATCACTTTCATGATAATTACCCTTTATGATCGGATTAAGATATcgattaattttttgtataaacaAGATTTGAATCCATATCCTCATTTTGACaataaggctgcgtttggttgaatataaaatattttccgagtgtaaaatatttttaggtgaaaatattttcgagaaaggaaaattttttttagtgtttggttgcattttgaaaattgtagtagaaaatattttcaagtgtttggtaaaattctaaaaaatacaaattttctactggtttctcacattttctcagcttccaaacaaattttatataagaaaatccATTACCACCCACACACCAGCACCCACAGAAAATCCACCACCATccacaccaccacaacaacaacaacaacaacaacaaaaatcagagatcaaagaaaacaaaaattacacaCAAAAATCTCTTGCTGGAGGCTTGGTTCGGgtcagagagaaaaagtgagatgAGAGAGAGTGCCGTGAGTGAGAGTGGAAGAGAGGGTGTGGTTCTCGAGTGAAGGCACTAGATCGGAGGGAAACAGAGAAAGCAGATCGGAGGGTGTGGCTCTTGAGTGGAAGAGAGGGTGTGGTCCGATCCGGCCTTGGTTGGTtggagggaaagagagagaaagcagaTCGACGAGTGGCGGACGACGAGACCCAGAGGAGACAATTTGACCCAGAGGGCGGCGGCGACGAGATCGAGATACTACCTGATCTGACCCAGAGGAGGACGAGGCGATCTAGAGGGCGGTGGCAATGGGCTTCAGGCAGCGGCGATGATCAGATCAATCTCTCGCTTTCTATCTTTctcgctttctctctctcttctggtGTGTTAGCTCTCTCCCGTCCTTCCACTTTGGCTTGGCGTGAGTGAGTTGAGAGAGTGATGGGAAATTTTCAGAGGAGAGgggaaatggtttgaaggtaaaataaggGCGTAAAATGATTTACGGGTGTGGGTGGGTATTTTACggtcaaattgaaaataattttcagtttgaccGAATTTTCTTACTTACCCAAACACCCTCAacggtgtaaaatattttccggatTTCCTTTACTgccaaaacaaacgcagcctaagagacttaacattatttttaatggAACTCCAAGATAACTTACACTAAAAgatcggaaaaaaaaaacaaaaaaccagtAAACAacattagaaaaataaagaataggTTTCACCATATTGGAGTGGTCTCTTAAGCACCTTAGGTTCTTCTTCGATCCAAGTCTTCAAAGTTTCTTCGTACATTTGGCCAACAAACAAGCAACCCGATTGGCCTTAATTTCAACATACACGGTTAAAAACTAATTCCGTGAACAACTTAGCTTGCACAACGTTTATTGCAATTCCTCTACGTTGTAACGAGTGGGTGAGACGAATCCCATTAGAGGTTCACCAGACATATACCCTGATTTTGTTTGGCAAGTTCAGATgccatattttcttcctcagtCAAGGCACATACCTTGGAGCATGGTACTCTGTAATGTATCGAACTCATATGGGAAGAATATATAGTtcacatttctttttcatttttatcatctgttcatatttttaattaatcccTGCACTGCACTACGTCACGTGagtctttatttattattattattttttttccaatcgAGACAGGCATGGACATTTTAGAGGATATTGTtatgtgtttaaatttttttaatataagatataaattttactttagtttaatctaagtgtacaTGTGTATGAAGTTTTATTCTGTAGATTTGAAGTCAGAGCCTTGCCACCCAATACcctacaaacacttatatttgttGAGTAACCATCACGTCAATAAATCATGAGAATAAATAGTAGATACTCTATCACACATGAGAAAAATATGTTACacgtgggttctagttagctcaattaataaagtctctaatggttgaataagaaatttgaagttcaatccctatctacactaaaaactgattagtgttttggtttaataataaagagctatcatcaggagcggatgctataggttgaaagtctaaaaaaaaaattattacacatAATGTGTATGTGCAAATACAACTACCCAAAACAATTTCACAAATgtgtttaattaaataaatggtCATGTTAACGAGTGTCTttaaagtaataattaataatctattttaagaaaattttaacacaaCTTTTATAGCAAAtagaaaaaactatcaaaacattaatttttttttgtacttctttcatgaaaaaattcttaaaatggTTTGTTAACaatgttaacatttcccttaaataaataaagttgcATTTTCAGATATTTTAAGGCATGTGTGTTTGCACATGCATACAACACTGTCCTTagaacaaaacccaaacccaacaaagTTTAAGCACGATTGCCTGCCCATTTGGGACCACAATGAGATTTGAGACGATGAAATCTGATTCTCTTTTCCGTACATCTCAAGTTTCACGTGATCGAATTACCCCAAATTCCTTTCCTCAACTCTATGCAAATCTTGTCAACAAAACATGCGACTTTTACCACAAAACTAATTGTTATAATAAAAGCGTGATAACAATTAACAAATTGCAAAACTAATTGTGTATTTTATTGTGTCACTAGCACTTTTGTTATAACAATTTGCGGCAAAAATGGTGTATTTTGTTGTCATTAGTTTTTACACCCCAAATTCCCAAACTAccattctttttttcaaaaattgctaaTTTTGAGTACTTGTTTGGCATCATATTATAAgctcaatttttaatttttaacttttatatttagctttttaaaactttactttttttttttcatattttctcacttattttaatgtaaaattttttttagcagaAAACTAAATAAGCTGGGTAAGACTCACATAAACTGTGCTTGAAAAAACTGCAGGAAAGTGACAGCACGAcactattattataaatttatgacacaaacaaacaccaaaaaccGGACACAAATAAAAGCTAACAACCCGGGAACGGTAGTTGACCGTTAAATTAGGAAAGCTGCTACTACAAGTGAAAGCTccttttattatatactattgCCGCCCTTTTCACTTGCCctccatttttcaaattaatttaatgCACAAGACTTAAACATACGGCGCTAGTTGTAACAAAACCCACCAAACTTACTAGGGTTTctctctgtctttttttttgttttgtttctgtttcttCGTCGAATATTTTTCTCACTAAAACCCAACTACCTTTTACTTCACTTTGTAAACTCCACCATCCAAAACCCTTCTGAGTTTTCGATCCAAAAATGCTTAAAACTTATCAATAACTCTGTTTTTTGCTTGTTTGTCTAAGCTTTGTCCAACAAGTTATAGTCTTTGACCTTGATCTTTTCGCCAACAAATCTAAATTGTCACCAAGAGGGTCATATTGAGAGCGAGATTGGTTTTTTGAGTTCATGGCGGTTGTGAGGAATTCAAGTCTTATTAGTGGTGGAATTATTGGAAAAAACCCGTGTTTGGATTTGAAGAATCGGGTTTTAGGCAGGCCGGTTTTTGCTCGTGGGATttgttttaatggagggaaggTGAAGGGAAAGATTGGGGTTGGAGTAAGAGCTGCAGTGCAAGTGAATGTGGAGGAATCAGAGGGTTTGCAGCGTGAGTTGAAGGGTTTAAGGGGGGTTTTGGGGTTTGATGTGGTTTCTGAGCGGGAGTTGAGGGAGAAGGGGTTTTTGGGGATGAGGAAGACGAAGCTCGTGTGCACAATTGGGCCTGCGTGTTGCTCGTTGGAGGATTTGGAGAAGTTGGCATTGGGAGGAATGAATGTGGCTAGGCTTAATATGTGCCATAATGGGAGGGAGTGGCACCGGGATGTGATTCAGAAGATTAAGAGATTGAATGAGGAAAAGGGGTTTTGTGTTTCAGTCATGATTGATACTGAAGGTAGTCAGATTCATGTGGTCGATCATGGGGCTCCTTCTTCTGTCAAAGTAGAGGTAAGTATGTGTAGAACTCACTAATTGGTGTCTGGCTTTATGTCTAGCTAAATTAGATGTAGGTATTAATTAGGAGAAAATATGTTAGATGGGTGAGCACcccctttattttttgtttgcaCTTCACAATGATAATCTGTTACGAGCAAGATGCAATTGTGATGGATTTGTCTTCTACTTGTATCATTAGTACTTGAAAAAGACTTGGATCATTATAACTAATTGGTTTCTGGCTTTATGTCCAGCTAAATTAGATGCAGGTATTAATTAGGGAAAAAGATGTTAGATGGGTGAGCCGTTAGCAgtctttttatgttttgttcACACCTCATGATGATAATATGTTGTGAGAAAGATGCAATTTTGATGGATTTTTATTCTACTTGGATCATCAGGACCGTTCAATCTGGTTGTTTACTGCAGAAAAGTTTGCAGGTTCTCGTCCATTCACAGTTCAAGCTAACTATGAGGGTTTTTCTGAAGGTAGTGAGATTACTGCTAATTGTGTCAAATATCAGCCTCACCTGGCCCcctgcactttttttttttttcctttcaattcaCTTTAGTGATCTGAATTTGCTTGTGATGTTCACTACTTGGCAGGTATTGAGGTTGGAGATGAACTTGTGATTGATGGTGGAATGGCAGGGTTTGAAGTTATAGAAAAGATAGGGAGTGATTTGCGTTGTAAGTGCACAGACCCTGGTTTATTCCTACCTCGAGCCAAATTGAGCTTTTGGAGAGATGGGAAGCTTGTGGAGAGAAATTATGAGCTTCCTACTCTATCAGCAAAGGTTGATTTCATATGCTTTTGTTCTTGATCCCCCATCCCTATCCCCCCCCCCCGGTCCCTCCCCCCCTTCTCTCTGGCTTTTACATTCTCTAGTTTTTGCTTATCAACCTTAGTTTGACATCACCCTTTTTTAACAATATAGCACTAATTGACTTCCTGGTATTAGTGAatgtgaaatttattttcatttcagCTACATTGGCTCTACAACAGCTACCTGATTAAAAGAACATTATTGCTGtactaattttcttttcctcttgcAGGCTTGCTTATCAATATTGTTCAGAAAATTACATAAACTGTTTGAGCATGAAAGATGCTTAAAACTAATTTTAATATGTTCAGAAGCTCCTAAACTTTCCATACTTGTGCCTTATTTGTGTTTATGATATTACTAGTTTCTTAAGTATCTTACATGATTTTCTCTATCAAAAGTGATTAAATCTCCTGAGTTATAATAAGACAAACGAATTTCAAACTCTATTTTGAGTTCTTGCTATAATTGTTGGGTGTTGACTGAAAAAAGATTTAGGTAGAGGTCAGTTTTCAGAAATGGCAGAGTTTGCTTGTTAATATACAGTAGCAGTGCTCtttgagagatagagagagagagaaatttggtCATATTACCAATGCTCATTGATAACCAAGTTTCTGCTCTTAATATCAACTATAAAGCTTTCTGgtcttaaaagtttttttttcccctcttatTTGGCTATATATGtatgtctgtgtgtgtgtgtgtagagagAGAATTCTTTCATTCTGTAGAAATTGTGAATGATGATGTTTTAAGTATTACTCCCTGTAatgcgcccccccccccccccccccccccaacggTGTGTGTGGGACAAGGGAATCACGAACACCAAAGAGATGAGTTAAGTGCTCTAACACCCAAATAAAATTACTGAATAAAGTATGGCTAAATATATGCCTCTTCAATGTTCAGATGATACtgtaaaacccaaaattttagcAAATTATTTGCATGCTTATTAGTTCATTATTGATATTGTCTGATGTACAGGATTGGGCTGACATTGAATTTGGAGTTTCTGAAGGTATTGATTTCATTGCCATGTCATTTGTAAATGATTCTGATTCTGTCAAGCATCTTAAGAACTACCTCTCCTCCAAATCATCCAAGTAAGGCACTGTCACAATGGTCAACACTTTTACATGAttttactcttttcttttttaaatctaaGGTTCACATCCTTTGATTTTTCCCCTCTCTTCAACAATGTGATTATCCTTGTTAAATGCTATGACATATGACCACTTCATAGTGTTTCAGAGGAGTAGCTTGTGAAACATCTCAATCTATTTCTCATGCAATTGACAATTTAAACTTACATAAATGTAGCCTCTTCTTAAAAAGAATTGATGTGAGGCTGTAACCTTCCATGCCTAGATGTGAATTGATTGATCTTGGTGCTACTTGCCCACAATATAGTGATGATCACCAGTGGTAGCTGGATTCAGATGTTGCTCTTACTCTTTCTCCAATACTCAGTATATTGAGTAACTATTTAGTCTGTTC
This portion of the Castanea sativa cultivar Marrone di Chiusa Pesio chromosome 7, ASM4071231v1 genome encodes:
- the LOC142642029 gene encoding pyruvate kinase isozyme A, chloroplastic-like; translation: MAVVRNSSLISGGIIGKNPCLDLKNRVLGRPVFARGICFNGGKVKGKIGVGVRAAVQVNVEESEGLQRELKGLRGVLGFDVVSERELREKGFLGMRKTKLVCTIGPACCSLEDLEKLALGGMNVARLNMCHNGREWHRDVIQKIKRLNEEKGFCVSVMIDTEGSQIHVVDHGAPSSVKVEDRSIWLFTAEKFAGSRPFTVQANYEGFSEGIEVGDELVIDGGMAGFEVIEKIGSDLRCKCTDPGLFLPRAKLSFWRDGKLVERNYELPTLSAKDWADIEFGVSEGIDFIAMSFVNDSDSVKHLKNYLSSKSSKSIGVLAKIESLESLQKLRDIVEASDGIMVARGDLGVEIPLEQIPSVQEEIINVCRQLNKPVIVASQLLESMVEYPTPTRAEVADVSEAVRQYADALMLSGESAIGLYGQKALSVLRMTSSRIETWGREESQQTLLHQHQLGVSLSDRIAEQICNCAAEMANKLCVDAIFVYTKHGHMASLLSRNRPNPPIFAFTNDDNTRKVLNLQWGVTSLLVDLSDDMEANISKTIDLIKTTGMLEQGDAVLVVSDVTPTLATPMAFQSIQVKTIA